From the genome of Papaver somniferum cultivar HN1 chromosome 2, ASM357369v1, whole genome shotgun sequence, one region includes:
- the LOC113348447 gene encoding uncharacterized protein LOC113348447: MGGFSVRCRVAIVVIVSVWIGLAALFNLFKNVPNGCIMTYMYPTYIPIPTPANVSSVKYGLFLYHEGWKKIDFSEHIKKLSGVPVLFIPGNGGSYKQVRSVAAESDRAYQGGPLERTYYYEASLASEESENRDIYGFTLPNQYSSMLDWFAVDLEGEHSAMDGRILEEHTEYVVYAIHRILDQYKESREARSNEGAETTGSLPRSVILVGHSMGGFVARAAVVHPHLRNGTVQTVLTLSSPHQSPPAALQPSLGHYYSYINKEWREGYEVQATHAGRLLSKSTLSDVVVVSISGGIHDYQVRPKLESLDGIVPSTHGFTIGTMGMRNVWVSMEHQAILWCNQVVVQVSHTLLTMIDTETGQPFSSVPKRLTVFSKMFRSGIPQSFNWMRQLQPSKISTEVPILDKKIAAGSREETLSPCPKSVHWNDDSLEKDLYIQSTTFAVLAMDGRRRWLDIKNLGSNGKSHFIFVTNLVPCSGVRLHLWPVKGKMSLEVPSNQKIIEVTSKMEQIPAGPAPRQIEPGSQTEQAPPSSVFRLGPEDMEGFRFLTISVAPRPSVSGRPPPAASMAVGQFFNPEEGKREFSPSSLLLSSYIDQELLLEEDHPLAFNLSFSVSLGLLPISMSLKTRGCGIKNSGLPVEEAGDVEHSRLCKLRCFPPAAVVWDPVSGLQIIPNLYSETILVDSSPAFWASTPGSEKTTIMLMVDPHCSYKISASVSITAAAGRFLLMYSSQIIGFSIAVIFFALMRQSRAWELDLPLPSMLAAVESNLIMPQSFVLVAVLPILISLVISLIISQPLPPFFSYITVSLICYAFANGCVIILILISQLAFFAVAMVHTFLKLRWRGWEENLRFVVFRRLLTIYNLFSFKAVRILKGNPTLVTAVTAIILVSFVHPAFGLLVLLLSHALYCHSALCSFLGTSFRTHAQKEQQDSKTKHNDRSQHKIKSDGGLDPLLPVEENPLNSPNSARSYSDTQLEIFNFRHGMLILHLLAALMFVPSLVAWLQRIGLGQSLPWFWDSGICVFVIFHGLSSRPGFDSLSFPLPGFRGREVGLSFVYLLAGYYCFLSALALTPYRSFYSMAVVGIVSTAVTVIERKSREKGEIHLTSSRKHSHRH; the protein is encoded by the exons atgggaGGATTCAGTGTGAGATGTAGAGTAGCAATTGTAGTAATAGTATCAGTGTGGATTGGTCTGGCTGCTTTATTTAATTTGTTTAAAAATGTTCCAAATGGTTGTATCATGACATATATGTATCCAACATACATTCCCATACCTACACCTGCAAATGTTTCTTCTGTAAAGTATGGATTGTTCTTGTATCATGAAGGATGGAAAAAGATTGATTTTAGTGAGCATATCAAGAAACTTAGTGGGGTACCTGTGCTTTTTATTCCGGGCAATGGTGGTAGCTATAAACAG GTCCGTTCTGTGGCAGCAGAATCTGATAGGGCATATCAAGGGGGTCCGCTTGAGCGCACATATTATTACGAAGCATCATTAGCTTCTGAAGAAAGTGAAAATAGGGATATCTATGGTTTTACGTTACCCAACCAATATAGTTCAATGCTGGATTGGTTTGCTGTTGATCTTGAAGGAGAGCATTCTGCTATGGATGGTCGAATTCTTGAAGAACATACAGAATACGTTGTATATGCTATCCATAGG ATATTAGATCAATATAAAGAGTCCCGTGAAGCTCGGTCTAACGAAGGTGCTGAAACCACTGGAAGCTTACCACGAAGTGTAATATTGGTTGGTCATTCCATGGGTGGTTTTGTAGCCAGAGCTGCAGTTGTGCATCCACATTTAAGGAACGGAACAGTACAAACTGTTCTTACACTTTCAAGCCCACATCA GTCGCCTCCTGCAGCACTACAACCATCTTTGGGTCACTATTATTCTTACATAAATAAAGAATGGAGGGAAGGATATGAGGTCCAAGCTACCCATGCGGGCCGCTTGTTGTCGAAGTCTACGCTCTCTGATGTTGTCGTTGTCTCCATTTCAGGCGGTATTCATGATTATCAG GTTCGGCCAAAGTTGGAATCCCTTGATGGAATCGTGCCCTCAACTCACGGTTTTACGATAGGTACCATGGGAATGAGGAACGTGTGGGTTTCCATGGAACACCAGGCTATTCTATGGTGCAACCAAGTTGTTGTACAA GTGTCACACACTCTTCTTACTATGATTGATACAGAAACTGGTCAACCATTTTCCAGTGTACCAAAAAGACTTACGGTGTTCTCCAAAATGTTTCGTAGTGGGATACCACAAAGTTTTAACTGGATGAGGCAGCTGCAACCTTCCAAGATTTCTACTGAAGTTCCTATTTTGGATAAAAAAATTGCTGCTG GATCTAGGGAAGAGACTCTCTCCCCTTGCCCCAAATCAGTCCATTGGAATGATGATAGCCTTGAAAAGGACCTTTACATTCAGTCAACTACTTTTGCTGTTCTAGCAATGGATGGGAGGCGGCGGTGGTTGGACATCAAGAATCTG GGATCAAACGGAAAGAGCCACTTTATATTTGTCACAAACCTTGTTCCATGTTCTGGGGTTAGACTTCATCTTTGGCCTGTAAAAGGCAAAATGTCTTTAGAAGTACCTTCAAATCAAAAAATTATTGAGGTTACTTCGAAGATGGAGCAGATTCCAGCTGGACCAGCACCAAGGCAG ATAGAACCAGGTAGCCAAACTGAACAAGCACCTCCATCATCAGTATTCCGCCTGGGACCTGAAGACATGGAAGGTTTCCGGTTCCTGACTATCTCAGTTGCACCTCGTCCG AGTGTGTCAGGTAGGCCTCCACCAGCAGCATCCATGGCAGTTGGTCAGTTCTTTAATCCCGAGGAAGGGAAGAGGGAATTCTCTCCTTCGTCTCTCTTACTTTCTAGCTACATTGATCAG GAGTTGCTGTTGGAGGAGGACCATCCTCTTGCTTTCAATCTATCATTCTCCGTAAGCTTAGGTCTTTTGCCAATTAGCATGTCTCTAAAAACCAGAGGCTGTGGAATAAAAAATTCTGGACTTCCAGTGGAAGAAGCAGGTGACGTCGAACATAGCA GGCTTTGTAAACTTCGTTGTTTTCCACCTGCAGCTGTGGTTTGGGATCCAGTATCAGGCCTTCAGATAATTCCAAATCTCTATTCAGAGACAATTTTGGTGGATTCTTCACCAGCCTTCTGGGCATCGACTCCAGGGTCTGAAAAGACCACAATTATGTTAATG GTAGATCCGCATTGTTCATACAAAATCAGTGCGTCCGTATCTATTACTGCTGCTGCTGGAAGATTTTTACTTATGTACTCCTCACAG ATAATTGGTTTCTCCATTGCCGTGATTTTTTTCGCACTGATGCGGCAATCACGTGCGTGGGAGCTTGACCTACCTCTGCCCTCCATGCTGGCTGCAGTAGAGTCCAACCTCATAATGCCTCAATCCTTTGTGCTTGTGGCAGTGTTGCCTATTTTAATTTCATTGGTTATTTCATTGATAATATCTCAGCCACTTCCCCCATTCTTCAGCTACATTACTGTCTCTCTGATTTGCTATGCATTTGCAAATGGGTGCGTCATTATTCTGATTTTGATATCTCAACTAGCCTTCTTCGCCGTTGCCATGGTGCATACTTTCCTCAAATTAAG ATGGCGAGGGTGGGAAGAAAATCTTCGTTTTGTAGTTTTTAGACGGTTGCTCACAATCTATAATCTCTTTTCCTTTAAG GCGGTCAGGATACTCAAGGGAAATCCAACTCTTGTTACTGCAGTGACTGCAATTATTCTTGTTTCTTTTGTTCATCCCGCTTTTGGTCTGTTGGTACTCCTTCTGTCTCATGCTCTATACTGTCATTCGGCTCTCTGTAG TTTTCTTGGGACTTCCTTTCGCACCCATGCTCAAAAGGAGCAGCAAGATTCTAAAACCAAGCACAATGACAGGTCCCAGCATAAGATTAAATCCGATGGTGGGCTGGACCCACTTCTTCCTGTGGAGGAGAACCCTCTCAATAGCCCAAACTCTGCAAGAAGCTATAGTGATACACAATTAGAGATCTTCAACTTCCGACATGGTATGCTAATTTTGCACCTTCTCGCGGCTCTCATGTTTGTCCCATCACTTGTCGCTTGGCTACAG AGAATTGGGCTTGGTCAGAGTTTACCATGGTTTTGGGATTCTGGTATTTGTGTATTTGTCATTTTCCACGGTCTAAGTTCAAGACCTGGATTTGATTCCCTCTCATTTCCCTTACCTGGTTTCCGAGGCAGGGAAGTTGGTTTGAGCTTCGTCTATCTGCTCGCTGGATATTATTGTTTTCTCTCTGCTCTTGCTTTAACTCCATACAGATCCTTTTACTCCATGGCTGTAGTTGGAATCGTATCTACTGCTGTGACAGTAATAGAGAGAAAGAGCAGAGAAAAGGGAGAGATTCATTTAACCTCCAGCAGGAAACATTCTCACAGACATTAA